The Halobacteria archaeon AArc-dxtr1 region AACAGCAAAGTGGCGGGTGATCGACCGGAACCAGCGTCACGTCGAATCCGCAGATCCGGGTCGGTTCGAGGGGCGTCGTGGGGTGGACGGTTAGTGCATCGAGATAGTCGTAGTCAGTCGCCACCGTCTCGGCGACGCTCTGTCCGGTGATGGGATCGGTCTCGTCGGCCGCGTAGACGTCGAGGGCGTCACAGATCCGAAAGACGTTGCCGAGCCCGTCTAGATGATCGAAGTGGACGTGAGTCACAATTCCGGCGTCAGGGGTCGGGACGTTCTCCCGGAGGAACTGCGTGCGAAAGTCGGGGCTGAAGTCGATCAGGAGCGACTCGTCAGTTCGGTCGTTCTCGACGTGAACCGAGAAGCGAGTTCGCTCGACGCCGCGCTCGCGGGCGCCCTCGCAGGTCTCACAGTCACAGCCGACGGTCGGCGTTCCGGTCGTGTCGCCCGTCCCGAGCAGGGTG contains the following coding sequences:
- a CDS encoding MBL fold metallo-hydrolase yields the protein MRVTLLGTGDTTGTPTVGCDCETCEGARERGVERTRFSVHVENDRTDESLLIDFSPDFRTQFLRENVPTPDAGIVTHVHFDHLDGLGNVFRICDALDVYAADETDPITGQSVAETVATDYDYLDALTVHPTTPLEPTRICGFDVTLVPVDHPPLCCYGLAVSDPETGAKLSLTGDTSYNVPAASRTALADPDLLLADAIVPAHLCDRHFLGGRHEDETGVPRTFGTKHMTREGALALAEEVDADRTRLVHVAHYYPADEAFEEPLAVDGEQYLL